GGGTAGGGAAAGCATCATGACGGCCAGTGCGATCAGAATTAAATGAGATATGGATATACGCATGGACAGCTCCTTGGCTTGCTGGTTCGTATTCATGCTATGCCCCGTCAGGGCGGTGATTGCAAGAGTTACAAGAAGCTGCGCGCCACGAGTCCGAGTCCGAGCAGACTGATCAGGGCGAGTACTATCTTGCGGAAAACGGCTTCAGGCAGTTTGCGACGGACTTTGCCGCCGAGCCAGATACCCAGTCCTACAGGAATGACCCCCACTGCCGAAAGAATCATGTTTTCGGCGGAGATCAGCCCCATTCGTCCCAGACCAGCCAACATAACGAGACTGGCAATGGTGAACGAGGTGTTAATGGCCTGCACAAGTTCATCCTTGGTAATATTCAGGGACATGAGATATGGCATGATGGGCATGATCTGTGACCCGGTCAATCCGTTGATCAGGCCGGTCAACAGACCGACACACATCTCGAGCGGCCGGGTTTGCT
The genomic region above belongs to uncultured Pseudodesulfovibrio sp. and contains:
- a CDS encoding sulfite exporter TauE/SafE family protein, coding for MEPLVITLVLATFFFAAFMKGTAGLGFATTCLGIMASYLDLRLAIPLVIIPSLLANTLVMVDAGNFWSIFRRFWLLYASALPGLALGLWILGGSDTTLPRTVLGTTMFLYGAWGLWSGHLSLKQTRPLEMCVGLLTGLINGLTGSQIMPIMPYLMSLNITKDELVQAINTSFTIASLVMLAGLGRMGLISAENMILSAVGVIPVGLGIWLGGKVRRKLPEAVFRKIVLALISLLGLGLVARSFL